One stretch of Hevea brasiliensis isolate MT/VB/25A 57/8 chromosome 12, ASM3005281v1, whole genome shotgun sequence DNA includes these proteins:
- the LOC110657188 gene encoding protein NODULATION SIGNALING PATHWAY 2-like, protein MAMAIDGAFELDFSGYSSTTTSTENDHHACNWNDWSPVVDWEALSGPHDDFQDLIESMMEDGGFNQTTCNSNSLSTDTMLVDEETSCEDFKGLKLIHLLMAAAEALTGVNKSRDLARVILVRLKELVSPNDGTNMERLAAYFTDALQGLLEGAGGGGHSKHLINNGPHHHHHRDDHHHQADVLAAFQLLQDMSPYVKFGHFTANQAILEAVTQDRRIHIVDYDIMEGIQWASLMQSLVSRKDGPPTPHLRITALSRGGNGRRSIGTVQETGRRLVAFAASIGQPFSFHQCRLDSDETFRPSSLKLVRGEALVMNCMLHLPHFSYRAPDSVASFLSGAKNLNPRLITLVEEEVGPIGDGGFVGRFMDSLHHYSAVYDSLEADFPMEGRARALVERVFLGPRIAGSLARIYRARGDEEGCCWAEWLGAEGSKAVNISFANHCQAKLLLGLFNDGYRVEELGCNRLVLGWKSRRLLSASIWTSPSECDL, encoded by the coding sequence ATGGCTATGGCTATTGATGGTGCTTTTGAGCTTGACTTTTCCGGCTATAGCTCTACCACCACTTCCACTGAAAATGATCACCATGCCTGTAACTGGAATGATTGGTCTCCGGTTGTGGACTGGGAAGCCTTGTCTGGCCCCCATGATGACTTTCAGGATCTTATTGAGTCCATGATGGAAGATGGAGGATTTAATCAAACCACCTGTAACTCTAACTCTTTGTCCACTGACACCATGCTAGTGGACGAGGAAACCAGCTGTGAAGATTTCAAGGGCCTGAAGCTCATCCATCTATTGATGGCTGCTGCTGAGGCACTTACGGGTGTTAATAAGAGCCGTGATCTGGCTCGGGTGATATTGGTTCGGCTCAAGGAGTTGGTGTCCCCTAACGACGGAACCAACATGGAGAGGTTGGCAGCGTATTTTACTGACGCCTTGCAAGGTTTGCTAGAAGGAGCCGGAGGTGGCGGCCACAGCAAACATTTAATAAACAATGGGCCTCACCACCATCACCACCGCGACGATCACCATCATCAAGCGGACGTTCTTGCGGCGTTTCAGCTGCTGCAAGACATGTCTCCTTACGTGAAGTTTGGGCATTTCACAGCTAATCAAGCAATTCTTGAAGCCGTAACCCAAGACAGAAGAATTCACATAGTGGATTACGATATCATGGAGGGTATTCAGTGGGCATCATTGATGCAATCGCTGGTGTCCAGGAAGGATGGTCCACCAACCCCACACCTGAGGATCACGGCGTTATCAAGAGGTGGCAACGGCAGAAGATCAATTGGAACTGTCCAGGAGACTGGGCGGCGGCTGGTGGCTTTTGCCGCATCTATTGGTCAACCATTCTCTTTCCACCAGTGTAGGTTAGACTCAGACGAGACTTTTAGACCATCTAGTTTGAAGTTGGTCAGAGGAGAGGCATTGGTAATGAATTGCATGCTCCACCTCCCTCATTTCAGTTACCGGGCACCCGACTCTGTCGCTTCATTTCTTTCTGGAGCCAAGAATCTTAACCCAAGATTAATCACCCTCGTCGAAGAGGAGGTGGGACCCATTGGTGATGGAGGATTTGTAGGCCGATTTATGGATTCATTGCACCATTACTCCGCCGTGTATGACTCGCTGGAGGCAGATTTTCCGATGGAGGGTCGGGCACGGGCATTGGTAGAAAGAGTATTCCTAGGACCCCGAATAGCAGGGTCACTGGCTCGTATCTACCGGGCACGTGGAGATGAGGAGGGGTGCTGTTGGGCGGAGTGGTTGGGTGCGGAAGGGTCTAAAGCAGTTAATATAAGCTTCGCCAATCATTGTCAAGCAAAACTTTTGTTAGGGCTTTTCAATGATGGATATAGGGTGGAGGAATTGGGTTGCAATAGGCTTGTGCTGGGGTGGAAATCCAGACGATTACTATCCGCCTCTATCTGGACTTCTCCTTCTGAGTGTGATTTGTAA